From Pseudanabaena sp. PCC 6802, one genomic window encodes:
- a CDS encoding Uma2 family endonuclease, whose protein sequence is MTVANIKPITLEEFLELPETKPASEFIQGQINQKPMPQGEHSLLQGALCQNINQVTQPTQIALAFPELRCVFGGAAIVPDVSVFRWERIPRKPSGRIANRFEIHPDWAIEILSPDQKYKKVLANLLHCAEQGTELGWLLDPEDESILVVFSDRRVKEYKDNDSLPILKDIPLELTARQIFNWLSL, encoded by the coding sequence ATGACCGTTGCAAACATAAAACCGATAACTCTAGAGGAATTTCTGGAACTACCAGAGACCAAACCCGCTTCAGAATTTATCCAAGGACAAATTAACCAAAAGCCTATGCCCCAAGGAGAACACAGTCTACTGCAAGGTGCGCTTTGCCAAAATATCAACCAAGTTACTCAACCAACACAGATAGCGTTAGCCTTTCCTGAACTGCGTTGTGTTTTTGGTGGTGCGGCGATCGTGCCTGATGTGTCCGTCTTCCGTTGGGAACGCATCCCCCGTAAGCCGTCTGGTCGAATTGCTAATCGGTTTGAAATTCATCCCGATTGGGCAATTGAAATTCTCTCGCCCGATCAGAAATATAAAAAGGTCTTGGCAAACTTGCTGCACTGTGCAGAGCAAGGTACCGAGCTAGGCTGGTTGCTCGATCCAGAAGACGAAAGCATTTTAGTTGTATTTAGCGATCGCCGCGTTAAAGAATATAAAGATAACGATTCCCTTCCCATTCTCAAAGACATCCCATTGGAATTAACTGCTCGACAAATCTTTAATTGGTTGAGTTTGTAA
- a CDS encoding mechanosensitive ion channel family protein, whose translation MGTIPVLKARSKSSKSQTIRILSFITSCMFVFLAIAGFPSAWGQSSAPDDDSLTSQLLPKVQTNSMVYAPVRLDGSILFAVAAEVSTGQGMAPGSITPVESRAKAIEKDLYRIIDRGFDASTLKVVAKTESKQATILLSDGKQYNDLPLLVLTEMDARIGGFTLPESASYVARVIQRGLIRAQQERQTAYLWQQGQISAGILIAAICMSAILIFLQKQLMVRWRSLKQKQRQQEEHLAAMAAALDTDDEDFTQQQSQCCSMMSQQMSYERLLNSYDLRRHLLQLGHVVVWLCGIGWIVGLFPYTRWLQVYVIQQPIVLGVILGTTLAIKYSGVIVDRFLAKWASRESLTPEAVQRWMLRTSSFSPILKGIIGVHLAGLALLFALASLNIPLAPILAGAGILGFAISLGAQTLVKDLISGALILIEDQYAIGDFAILNDKFGRVEKMNLRITTLRNRQGNVIIIPNSEIRVVNNLSKDWARIKLLIYIDYDTDIDYAIEIIQQVASEMKSDLFWGPQIVEVEVRGVEEIDAGGFTIGLRFETLPGVYRKVIREYRRRMKPAFDRAGIKLGSHLSSVVNKYEPAPTELTNNSTTIAQLGREEQDGVTL comes from the coding sequence ATGGGAACTATACCAGTTTTGAAAGCACGATCTAAAAGTAGCAAAAGTCAGACGATACGCATTTTAAGCTTCATTACATCTTGCATGTTTGTCTTTCTGGCGATCGCAGGATTCCCATCAGCTTGGGGACAATCGAGCGCTCCCGACGACGATAGTTTGACCAGTCAGTTGCTTCCGAAAGTGCAAACTAATAGCATGGTATACGCTCCCGTTAGACTCGATGGCAGTATTCTATTCGCGGTAGCAGCGGAAGTATCGACAGGACAGGGCATGGCACCAGGTAGCATTACTCCGGTTGAGAGTCGTGCTAAAGCAATAGAAAAGGATCTCTACCGGATTATCGATCGCGGTTTCGATGCATCAACGCTGAAAGTAGTTGCTAAGACTGAAAGCAAGCAGGCTACAATTCTGCTATCCGATGGCAAACAATATAACGATCTGCCTTTGCTGGTGCTGACAGAGATGGATGCCCGCATCGGGGGCTTCACCCTGCCAGAATCAGCCAGCTATGTGGCGCGGGTAATCCAACGAGGTCTGATTCGCGCTCAACAGGAACGCCAAACTGCTTACCTGTGGCAGCAGGGACAAATTTCAGCAGGTATTCTCATAGCTGCGATCTGTATGAGTGCAATTCTGATATTCTTGCAGAAACAGTTGATGGTGAGGTGGCGATCACTCAAGCAAAAACAAAGACAGCAAGAAGAACATCTAGCAGCAATGGCAGCGGCTCTAGATACCGATGATGAAGATTTTACCCAGCAACAGTCACAATGTTGCTCCATGATGTCGCAGCAGATGTCTTACGAGCGCTTGCTCAATAGCTACGATCTGCGTCGGCATTTACTACAATTAGGACATGTCGTAGTTTGGTTATGCGGTATAGGATGGATTGTGGGATTATTTCCCTATACCCGATGGCTGCAAGTATATGTGATTCAGCAGCCAATTGTACTGGGCGTTATCCTGGGTACTACTTTAGCAATTAAATATAGTGGAGTGATCGTCGATCGCTTCTTAGCAAAATGGGCGAGTCGCGAATCTCTCACACCCGAAGCCGTACAGCGTTGGATGTTACGCACCAGTAGTTTTTCACCTATTCTCAAGGGCATTATTGGAGTGCATTTAGCAGGTTTAGCACTTCTGTTCGCGCTCGCAAGTTTAAATATTCCATTAGCTCCAATCCTGGCTGGTGCTGGAATTTTAGGATTTGCGATTTCCCTTGGTGCCCAAACATTAGTAAAAGACCTGATTAGCGGCGCGTTAATTTTGATTGAAGATCAGTATGCGATCGGCGATTTTGCCATTTTAAATGATAAATTTGGTCGAGTTGAGAAGATGAATCTCCGCATTACTACGCTCCGCAACCGCCAGGGGAACGTGATTATTATCCCTAATAGCGAAATTAGAGTTGTTAATAATCTTTCTAAAGATTGGGCAAGAATCAAACTGTTAATCTACATCGACTACGATACGGATATCGATTATGCCATAGAAATTATTCAGCAAGTCGCAAGTGAAATGAAGTCCGATCTCTTTTGGGGGCCGCAGATTGTCGAAGTCGAAGTCAGAGGCGTAGAAGAGATCGATGCTGGAGGCTTTACGATTGGATTGCGGTTTGAAACCTTACCTGGAGTGTATCGCAAAGTAATCCGCGAATATCGCCGCCGCATGAAACCCGCCTTCGATCGCGCTGGCATCAAACTAGGCTCGCATCTATCTTCTGTCGTAAACAAATACGAACCTGCACCCACAGAATTAACTAATAACTCAACAACTATTGCACAGCTAGGTCGCGAGGAACAGGATGGTGTTACATTGTAA
- a CDS encoding carbonic anhydrase has product MKKLIKGLRNFKKSYYCSHQDLFEELSHGQKPRVLFITCSDSRIDPNLLTQTDLGELFVIRNAGNIIPPFGATNGGEGAAVEYAIHALGIQQVVVCGHSHCGAMKGLLKLQSLEDEMPLVYEWLKHSEATRRVLKENYSELEGEDLIAMAVAENVLNQLDNLRTYPVIRSKMHQKQINLYGWIYEIETGEVFSYDPDLDEFKPILTDIPACDLRNTPPHSSSLEKPLQQQIHQIEIDRAHLSGWLPVEQADRIYRGSYS; this is encoded by the coding sequence ATGAAGAAACTGATCAAAGGACTGCGTAATTTCAAGAAGAGTTACTATTGCAGCCATCAGGATCTATTTGAAGAACTGTCACACGGGCAAAAACCTCGAGTCCTATTCATTACCTGCTCCGACTCGCGCATCGATCCCAACCTGCTCACCCAAACCGATCTAGGCGAACTATTTGTCATTCGCAATGCTGGGAATATCATTCCTCCCTTTGGTGCCACCAATGGTGGCGAAGGTGCCGCTGTCGAATACGCCATCCACGCCCTCGGAATTCAGCAAGTAGTTGTTTGCGGTCACTCCCACTGCGGTGCCATGAAGGGGTTGCTAAAACTACAAAGCCTTGAAGACGAAATGCCTCTGGTCTACGAATGGCTCAAGCATTCGGAGGCTACTCGCCGCGTGCTGAAGGAAAACTACAGCGAACTGGAAGGCGAAGATTTAATTGCTATGGCTGTGGCCGAAAATGTTTTGAACCAGTTAGATAACCTGCGCACCTATCCCGTCATTCGTTCCAAGATGCACCAGAAGCAGATCAACCTCTACGGCTGGATCTACGAGATCGAAACCGGTGAAGTGTTTTCCTACGATCCCGATCTTGATGAATTCAAACCCATTCTCACCGACATACCCGCCTGCGATCTACGCAATACTCCTCCCCATAGCAGTTCCCTAGAGAAACCCCTGCAACAGCAAATCCACCAGATTGAAATAGATCGCGCCCATCTGAGCGGCTGGCTTCCCGTCGAACAGGCCGATCGCATTTATCGCGGTTCCTATTCCTAA
- a CDS encoding type II toxin-antitoxin system VapC family toxin — protein MSQYILDTDHVTLFQHSHPKISERTREIGNSKIFITTVTLEEQLRGRLAGISRSATNPERLAVAYQNLKRTLLYFCSVNLLDFDNKASACYQDLLQQKVRIGTQDLRIAAIALANQTILVTRNSKDFVKVPNLCLEDWTV, from the coding sequence GTGAGTCAATATATCCTCGATACCGATCATGTAACTCTTTTTCAGCATAGTCATCCTAAAATTTCAGAACGAACTAGGGAAATCGGCAATTCCAAAATATTTATTACAACTGTTACACTGGAGGAACAGTTGCGAGGGAGGTTGGCTGGGATTAGCAGATCTGCTACAAATCCTGAGCGGCTAGCAGTCGCCTATCAAAACCTTAAGAGGACTCTTCTGTATTTTTGTAGCGTTAATTTGCTGGATTTCGACAATAAAGCATCTGCATGTTACCAGGATCTGCTCCAACAAAAGGTTCGTATAGGTACGCAAGACTTGAGAATTGCAGCGATCGCTTTAGCTAATCAAACAATCCTTGTTACGCGCAACTCTAAAGACTTTGTTAAAGTTCCCAATTTATGTCTTGAAGACTGGACTGTTTAG
- a CDS encoding ATP-binding protein, producing MPVAKKIQLQVKTDLNALSEVLSWFNQLRQDSMPKTDWLKCQTALAEAFTNAVRHAHKDCPQETPINLEAVLLSNSIEIRIWDYGPQFDLEYEVSILPNEVDETATGGRGLYLLKQIADKLSYTRDRDRNCLLLVKQYAPGLDMV from the coding sequence ATGCCTGTTGCAAAGAAAATTCAACTACAAGTTAAAACGGATCTCAACGCGCTGTCAGAAGTCCTGAGTTGGTTTAATCAGTTGCGTCAAGACTCAATGCCAAAAACAGATTGGCTTAAATGTCAAACTGCTCTAGCCGAAGCGTTTACCAATGCCGTGCGCCATGCCCACAAGGATTGTCCTCAAGAAACTCCAATTAATCTGGAGGCAGTTTTATTATCAAATAGTATCGAGATCAGAATTTGGGACTACGGCCCTCAGTTCGATCTGGAGTATGAAGTTTCAATTTTACCCAATGAGGTCGATGAAACTGCAACTGGCGGTAGGGGGTTGTACTTGCTCAAACAAATCGCAGACAAACTAAGCTATACGCGCGATCGCGATCGCAACTGCTTGCTATTGGTGAAGCAATATGCTCCGGGACTAGACATGGTTTAG
- the menC gene encoding o-succinylbenzoate synthase produces MTFQIERVILQHHKLPLRQPLKTAFGSICDRTCIVIQICDTEGRMGWGEASPLPGFGMESLVETQAVLDNLQTGLVGMEFASLHEIAVFLTEFSQSPAAKHGVELALCNLLAIAQAKSLSQLINPQSRNRLPVNALIGAVSPAIAVNLAQSFETKGYSCIKVKIGTDLADRDWQRVAAIRDAISPHVQIRLDANQAWSVDEAIAQIRRYEPLGIEYVEQPVAAQDLEGMAKVKRSVGIAIAADEAITCIDDLREVIACKAADIAILKPMAMGGILTARQAADVAFAAGLDVVITTTIDGAIARLGALHLAASIPQITRACGLATGELLANDLVPACPMPERGAIAVPA; encoded by the coding sequence ATGACGTTTCAGATCGAACGAGTAATCCTACAGCACCATAAATTGCCTCTGCGTCAACCACTGAAAACAGCATTTGGCTCGATTTGCGATCGCACCTGTATAGTTATCCAGATTTGCGATACCGAAGGTAGGATGGGATGGGGAGAAGCATCGCCTTTACCAGGTTTTGGCATGGAGTCGCTCGTAGAAACCCAAGCCGTTCTCGATAATTTACAGACTGGGCTAGTGGGAATGGAGTTTGCGAGTTTGCACGAGATCGCTGTGTTTCTAACCGAATTCAGCCAATCTCCAGCCGCAAAGCATGGGGTTGAGTTAGCCCTGTGCAATCTACTCGCGATCGCCCAAGCAAAATCGCTTTCACAGTTAATAAACCCTCAAAGCCGCAATCGGTTGCCAGTTAATGCCTTAATCGGTGCTGTGTCGCCCGCGATCGCTGTCAATTTAGCACAGTCGTTTGAGACAAAAGGCTACTCATGCATTAAGGTCAAGATCGGTACCGATCTAGCAGATCGAGATTGGCAAAGAGTAGCCGCGATCCGAGATGCTATTTCGCCGCACGTTCAAATTCGTCTGGATGCCAATCAAGCCTGGTCGGTGGATGAAGCGATCGCCCAAATCCGTCGCTATGAACCCCTGGGCATTGAGTATGTCGAGCAACCTGTCGCAGCCCAGGATCTTGAAGGCATGGCAAAAGTTAAGCGTTCGGTGGGAATAGCGATCGCTGCTGACGAAGCAATTACCTGTATCGACGATCTGCGCGAGGTAATTGCTTGCAAGGCTGCCGATATCGCAATTCTGAAACCGATGGCAATGGGTGGAATTTTGACGGCTCGACAAGCTGCTGACGTTGCTTTCGCCGCTGGGTTAGATGTGGTAATTACCACTACGATTGATGGAGCGATCGCGCGTTTGGGGGCGTTACATCTTGCAGCTTCTATTCCCCAAATAACTCGTGCCTGCGGTTTAGCAACGGGGGAATTGCTAGCTAACGATCTGGTACCCGCATGTCCTATGCCAGAGCGAGGAGCGATCGCCGTGCCGGCATAA
- a CDS encoding L-threonylcarbamoyladenylate synthase has translation MAIIHKLHPESPQSRSIEQIASALRDGAVMLYPTDTVYAIGCDLNSKSAVQRVRQIKQLSNNKPLTFLCSSLSNIAHYALVSNSAYRIMKSLVPGPYTFILPTTKLVPRLVMDPKRKTTGIRVPDHVVSQTLIQALGNPIISTSANLSDRDDNDNGWNSNGRNGVAIKRGKSVQACDLPQAELFDRFDKLVDIIIDDGSEPHYEVSTIVDLTTDEPEIVRQGLGSVEFMTV, from the coding sequence ATGGCTATCATCCACAAGTTACACCCCGAATCACCGCAATCGCGCAGTATCGAGCAGATCGCGTCTGCACTGCGAGATGGGGCTGTCATGCTTTACCCCACAGATACTGTCTATGCCATTGGTTGCGACCTCAACTCCAAATCCGCCGTGCAACGCGTACGACAGATCAAGCAGCTTTCAAACAACAAGCCGCTTACTTTCCTGTGCTCTTCCCTATCCAATATCGCCCACTACGCTCTGGTAAGTAACAGTGCCTATCGCATCATGAAAAGCTTAGTACCGGGGCCATATACGTTTATCCTCCCCACTACTAAGCTAGTGCCGCGTCTGGTGATGGATCCCAAACGCAAAACCACTGGGATTCGCGTCCCCGATCATGTAGTTTCCCAAACGTTAATTCAAGCTTTAGGCAACCCAATTATTTCTACATCGGCAAATCTCAGCGATCGCGATGACAATGATAATGGGTGGAATAGCAACGGGCGAAATGGCGTAGCGATCAAACGCGGTAAATCGGTGCAAGCTTGCGATCTCCCGCAAGCAGAATTATTCGATCGCTTCGACAAGCTGGTCGATATTATTATCGACGATGGCTCGGAGCCTCACTATGAAGTATCTACGATTGTCGATCTAACTACAGACGAACCCGAGATCGTGCGGCAAGGATTGGGCAGTGTAGAATTTATGACCGTTTAA
- a CDS encoding helicase HerA domain-containing protein: MSSLLPLGVVVQGSLSQGLEVRLNADVSVEDMRVGKFLVVQGRRARFFCMLTDVTLGTSSPRILMNPPQPSNTFLTEVLSGTGTFGTINLTPMLMFIPSDPLDILGSNLTSKKGKRKKSGEYSSGTHPAGNRLSSEDASTFNLLPVKTVPSHFSQVFDAIERDFRIVFGWEDDPHKRNFAIGQPIDMPVPICLDLDRFVERSNGVFGKSGTGKSFLTRLLLSGVIRKQAAVNLIFDMHSEYGWEAAMEGKAFSTVKGLRQLFPGQVQIYTLDPDSTLRRGVRDAQELYISYDQIEVEDLMLIKDELNLSEASLENAIILRNEFGKTWITRLLTMSNTEIQEFCEQKMGSKSSIMALQRKLTRLDDIKYIRNSCHENYIKKILDAIDAKKHVVIEFGSQSNLLAYMLATNVITRRIHQVYVRKAERFLQTKNVCDRPQQLMITIEEAHRFLAPMTAKQTIFGTIAREMRKYFVTLLVVDQRPSGIDNEVMSQIGTRITALLNDEKDIEAIFTGVAGSGNLRSVLAKLDSKQQALVLGHAVPMPVVVQTRPYDETFYREIGEVSWEEISTTEVLRVAEVAKADLGF; this comes from the coding sequence ATGAGTTCTTTACTACCTTTAGGCGTTGTCGTGCAGGGATCTTTGAGCCAAGGTTTAGAAGTGAGGCTCAATGCTGATGTCTCGGTAGAAGATATGCGGGTGGGAAAATTCTTAGTAGTGCAGGGTCGCCGCGCTCGCTTCTTTTGCATGCTTACTGACGTGACGCTCGGCACTTCTAGTCCTCGCATTTTGATGAATCCCCCTCAACCTAGCAATACTTTCCTAACGGAAGTGCTATCAGGAACGGGAACGTTCGGCACGATAAACCTTACGCCAATGCTGATGTTTATTCCTTCCGATCCTCTGGATATCCTGGGGAGTAATTTAACCAGTAAGAAGGGCAAGCGCAAAAAATCGGGAGAATACAGCAGCGGTACGCATCCCGCAGGGAATCGCCTCAGCTCTGAAGATGCGAGTACGTTCAATTTGTTGCCCGTCAAAACCGTACCCAGCCACTTCAGTCAAGTATTCGATGCCATAGAGCGAGATTTTCGCATTGTATTCGGGTGGGAAGACGATCCGCACAAACGAAACTTTGCGATCGGGCAGCCTATAGATATGCCCGTGCCAATTTGTCTAGATTTAGACCGCTTTGTCGAACGCAGTAACGGCGTGTTTGGGAAGTCTGGAACTGGCAAGTCCTTCTTAACGCGCCTACTTTTGTCGGGCGTAATTCGCAAGCAGGCTGCGGTCAACCTTATCTTTGATATGCATTCCGAATATGGCTGGGAAGCTGCGATGGAGGGCAAGGCTTTCAGCACGGTCAAGGGATTGCGGCAATTATTTCCCGGGCAAGTGCAAATCTATACCCTCGATCCGGATTCCACATTGCGTCGGGGCGTTCGCGACGCGCAGGAACTCTATATCAGTTACGACCAGATCGAAGTGGAAGATCTAATGCTGATCAAAGACGAGCTAAACCTTTCCGAAGCTAGTCTCGAAAATGCGATCATTCTGCGCAATGAATTCGGTAAAACCTGGATTACGCGGCTGTTGACCATGTCGAATACCGAGATCCAGGAATTTTGCGAACAAAAGATGGGGAGTAAGTCATCAATTATGGCCTTGCAGCGCAAGCTCACCCGCCTCGACGACATCAAATATATTCGTAATAGTTGTCACGAAAACTACATTAAAAAGATTCTCGATGCTATTGATGCCAAAAAACATGTCGTGATTGAGTTTGGCTCGCAGTCGAATTTGTTGGCTTATATGCTGGCAACAAATGTGATTACGCGCCGCATTCACCAGGTTTACGTCCGCAAAGCCGAGCGCTTTCTGCAAACTAAAAATGTCTGCGATCGCCCCCAACAGCTAATGATTACGATCGAAGAAGCGCATCGCTTCCTTGCGCCAATGACAGCGAAGCAAACTATTTTTGGCACGATCGCCCGCGAGATGCGTAAATATTTCGTCACCTTACTGGTTGTCGATCAGCGTCCGTCTGGTATTGATAACGAAGTTATGTCCCAGATTGGCACCCGCATTACGGCATTGCTGAACGATGAGAAGGATATTGAAGCGATCTTTACCGGTGTAGCTGGTAGCGGCAACCTGCGATCGGTACTGGCAAAACTAGACTCAAAACAACAGGCATTGGTATTGGGACATGCCGTACCTATGCCTGTAGTCGTGCAGACGCGCCCCTATGACGAAACTTTCTACCGTGAAATTGGCGAAGTTTCCTGGGAAGAAATCTCCACCACTGAAGTTTTGCGCGTTGCTGAAGTTGCCAAGGCTGATTTGGGTTTTTAG
- a CDS encoding Tab2/Atab2 family RNA-binding protein — MKRPAAVWELDFYSRPVLDDNNKKIWELLICDRDRAFEWVKQCPGNEVNSSWLAKELEAAMAAAGETPQKVRFFRPSMSNIITRGCRQVGLTSLASRRMFAMLNWLQERMQTVYPQETGFQAADPHPLPLQNLQPVKPEPIPNALMGDRWLLVSLTAADFASASEWSMDFGELFKTDSLAPNLVIPGIIIISSRALPLAAWMSGVDPVFLKFVPNRDRVQLLLEASADASWILTTLQAPKDGKAIAEGESFEVAKQRAGGIHFMAVQKNPEDEEFAGFWLLNEV, encoded by the coding sequence ATGAAACGACCCGCTGCTGTTTGGGAGCTAGATTTTTATTCTCGCCCCGTCCTGGACGACAACAACAAAAAAATATGGGAATTGCTGATTTGCGATCGCGATCGAGCTTTTGAGTGGGTCAAGCAATGTCCTGGCAACGAGGTTAATTCTAGTTGGTTGGCGAAAGAACTAGAGGCAGCAATGGCAGCCGCTGGAGAAACTCCGCAGAAAGTACGGTTTTTCCGACCCAGCATGAGCAACATTATTACGCGGGGCTGTCGGCAAGTGGGTCTGACATCGCTGGCTTCTCGCCGCATGTTCGCAATGCTGAACTGGTTGCAGGAGCGAATGCAAACAGTTTACCCACAGGAGACAGGGTTTCAGGCAGCCGATCCGCACCCCCTACCATTGCAAAACTTGCAGCCGGTCAAGCCGGAACCAATTCCCAATGCCCTCATGGGCGATCGCTGGCTATTGGTATCCTTGACTGCTGCCGATTTTGCCAGTGCGTCGGAGTGGTCGATGGATTTTGGCGAACTATTCAAGACGGACTCCCTCGCCCCAAATTTAGTTATTCCTGGCATCATCATTATCTCCAGCCGCGCACTACCGCTGGCAGCCTGGATGTCCGGTGTCGATCCGGTATTTCTGAAATTTGTACCCAATCGCGATCGCGTCCAGTTATTACTCGAAGCCAGCGCTGATGCCAGTTGGATTTTGACCACTTTACAGGCTCCTAAGGATGGGAAGGCGATCGCTGAGGGGGAAAGCTTTGAAGTTGCCAAACAGCGAGCAGGGGGCATTCATTTTATGGCCGTCCAGAAGAATCCTGAAGATGAGGAATTCGCAGGCTTTTGGCTGCTGAATGAGGTGTAA
- a CDS encoding DUF4209 domain-containing protein encodes MPLLSPPLTKDDFINSDWQDVVNSSDRKICRSYHSIFWQKALQAKESGRTREQNVFEILAYLTSVDIKPETTEEFFANQFQNLTDEHLDFLAGIAVDVSDSELQARIADVLWAKRRDYRMAQLAVTAYLKSATQLADPEKWTHCFDRIERSLRLARRIKYQTEEVATYIEDLLNHLNGEDPSWLSAKLMQLLQRCQLGDSVKCIPLAEKAATLAESTHDWRRARTLWEIKAVWHRTERDNFKEREASMLAAETYVQEAQDFLQKTPPSYLAASHFMQQAVEAFRSIRGTREETIDAKSRSEEVHRLLLQYQEESRNELIASSQEIDISEMIEQARAYVKGKDFQDALFALSLLGSPSNVSQLRQQVQEHAREFIASHIAPKVIMNEKGKVTARQPGSFLSDDPNEVEAVTRFEMNQNAIYYQTLHAQAYVESAIYQINLEHSVRINDLLPIVSHNPFIPTGREYLFAKGLYAGLDGDFLTSTHILIPQIENSIRYLLWQKGVITSGLDDSGIQNEHNLNSTLYRPELASIFNEDTLFDLQCLLVEHSGSNLRNRMAHGLINDGEFSHPIMVYLWWLTLRLCCLPILHYQQSLQKSDPWVKFAGMFKDDPLFDEFVEDMASYRRELDSGLAEHEVSSMENQSA; translated from the coding sequence ATGCCATTACTGAGTCCACCTCTTACAAAAGACGATTTCATCAACTCTGACTGGCAGGATGTAGTAAATAGTAGCGATAGGAAGATTTGCCGTAGCTACCATAGTATTTTTTGGCAAAAAGCCCTGCAAGCAAAAGAATCAGGAAGAACGAGAGAACAGAACGTTTTTGAGATTTTAGCCTATCTAACTAGTGTTGATATTAAACCGGAGACTACAGAAGAGTTTTTCGCCAACCAATTTCAGAACCTGACAGATGAACATCTAGATTTCTTGGCTGGTATAGCAGTTGATGTATCGGATTCGGAACTTCAGGCAAGAATTGCAGATGTTCTCTGGGCTAAACGGCGTGATTATAGGATGGCGCAGCTAGCTGTAACTGCTTACCTAAAGTCTGCAACGCAACTAGCAGATCCTGAGAAGTGGACGCATTGTTTTGATAGGATTGAAAGATCGCTTCGTTTAGCACGTCGGATCAAATATCAGACTGAGGAAGTTGCCACATATATCGAGGATCTTCTTAATCATTTGAACGGAGAGGATCCATCATGGTTATCTGCTAAACTGATGCAGCTTTTGCAGAGGTGTCAGCTTGGCGATTCAGTAAAATGTATCCCTCTAGCTGAGAAAGCTGCTACCTTGGCGGAATCAACCCATGATTGGCGTAGAGCAAGAACTTTATGGGAGATTAAAGCAGTATGGCATCGCACAGAAAGAGATAATTTTAAAGAGCGTGAAGCCTCAATGCTAGCTGCTGAAACCTATGTTCAGGAAGCTCAAGATTTTCTCCAGAAAACACCACCAAGTTACCTAGCTGCTTCGCATTTTATGCAGCAAGCAGTTGAGGCATTTAGAAGCATTCGAGGCACTAGAGAAGAAACTATCGACGCAAAATCTAGATCCGAAGAAGTTCACAGGTTGCTACTTCAATATCAAGAAGAATCTCGCAATGAGCTAATTGCTAGTTCTCAAGAGATTGACATTAGTGAAATGATAGAGCAGGCTAGAGCTTACGTCAAAGGAAAAGATTTTCAGGATGCCCTTTTTGCTTTATCTTTACTAGGCTCCCCTTCTAATGTCTCTCAACTACGGCAACAAGTACAGGAACATGCTCGTGAGTTTATTGCATCCCACATTGCCCCTAAGGTGATAATGAATGAGAAAGGTAAAGTGACAGCTCGGCAACCTGGCTCATTCCTTTCCGACGATCCTAATGAAGTAGAAGCAGTAACCCGCTTTGAGATGAATCAAAATGCGATCTATTATCAGACGCTTCATGCTCAAGCATATGTTGAATCTGCAATATATCAAATCAACTTAGAGCACAGCGTCAGAATTAATGACTTACTACCAATTGTTTCGCACAACCCTTTTATACCAACAGGGCGAGAGTATCTTTTTGCAAAAGGTCTATATGCAGGATTGGATGGAGATTTCCTGACATCTACCCACATTCTTATTCCTCAGATCGAAAACTCGATTCGTTATTTACTGTGGCAAAAAGGGGTGATAACTTCTGGACTCGATGATAGTGGTATTCAAAACGAACACAATCTAAACTCTACACTTTACCGACCAGAATTAGCTTCTATTTTTAATGAAGACACGCTATTCGATCTACAGTGCCTATTGGTTGAGCATTCTGGTAGCAACCTAAGAAACCGTATGGCTCACGGTTTGATAAATGATGGTGAATTTTCACATCCGATTATGGTCTATCTGTGGTGGCTTACCCTCCGTCTCTGCTGCTTACCAATCTTGCATTATCAACAAAGTCTTCAGAAATCCGATCCTTGGGTTAAGTTCGCTGGCATGTTCAAAGACGATCCGCTCTTTGATGAGTTTGTAGAAGACATGGCTAGTTATCGACGCGAGCTAGATTCTGGGTTAGCCGAGCATGAGGTTTCCTCAATGGAGAATCAGTCAGCGTGA